The Pelobates fuscus isolate aPelFus1 chromosome 2, aPelFus1.pri, whole genome shotgun sequence genome has a segment encoding these proteins:
- the LOC134585778 gene encoding cytochrome c oxidase assembly factor 6 homolog — MSAPTAKERKACWDARDQYWHCLDSNRDDDAKCQALRHCFESRCPQQWLKYFDKRRDYLKFKEKLEMGEYQPPETQKS; from the exons ATGTCAGCTCCAACAGCAAAGGAAAGAAAGGCATGCTGGGATGCACGAGACCAgtactggcattgcttggacaGTAATAGAGATGATGATGCAAAGTGCCAAGCGCTCCGACATTGTTTTGAAAGCCGTTGTCCACAGCAATGG ctaAAATACTTTGACAAAAGAAGAGATTATTTGAAATTCAAAGAAAAACTTGAAATGGGTGAATATCAGCCTCCAGAGACACAAAAATCTTGA